In one window of Drosophila mauritiana strain mau12 chromosome X, ASM438214v1, whole genome shotgun sequence DNA:
- the LOC117148512 gene encoding uncharacterized protein LOC117148512 isoform X2 gives MAFESSKQQLKIPDEGMNAQWNNSGVQVGCAPVASQIPDALICISDDFRTSTPGEGQEVVENLYRRKLRARGPVSIRDERKTAKLAVKRLWTDCEDDEPNAKKALEFEQFVPIYDRNITPLPQIEKSQNRKPNNEFDFAFEMSAQPSAKPEDMLVGLFQDCKLEKDDEAQIGCDQAAMPASQSELALVHLKLPCKTPQSQSQAEIHQNDSVATANSDSESIILASDDSSATPCSFLHSSELCNSSDFEELRKEFTEDSSHIDLSLDSASSNPSATETDMKTPKLGAKRKSPETKDHVLAKKISYQNRNEMNTSNQPVVTRSGRVVVSRPNQQFDYSSSSKDDGEEDSDEVSLDAEDDEYEEEDFDQLQWTDRKRRSSRNSSLAKSPDGSLSSPEAVPPMVYVELGGKVVIIRDKPQPNIVLEEDEELKTQMHKFLGLMPSRRKLFDPAEYNMDRGDTEMDVYVPISIFTNPSLRSSPSPGTPSAKPPMWPEITPTSTCSKLNLSNSTYTPSENDLQTKSTDDFITQVNLDCFQEQTPGFIKEPIDLSELPSQKQLATNCRRHRSCISRLERHPHFYGFVQSLRLKVPINMCHPLAISFRRSSFQKYKMALAKILFNMFNHAIFHCGLQVPLVWKHAMKKRSKGELGIDAFGRRTAEILLLHSINKTAELINLMLHEMCHAAAFLFNRELGHGDNCRRWAYQAKMAFPEVPAIMECIPSFMYTCSMCSRSSYASDDFQAYNIRCYYCQFEVSVKTVNQANLYEGTRSDRTMTPFKCFIRDKYLKLGEEGGATHSSKMALLNEQFAKMKAATD, from the exons ATGGCATTCGAGAGCTCTAAACAGCAGTTAAAGATTCCTGACGAAGGGATGAATGCACAGTGGAACAATAGTGGCGTACAGGTAGGATGTGCACCAGTCGCCAGCCAG ATACCGGACGCGTTGATATGCATTTCAGACGATTTCCGTACCTCCACGCCGGGAGAGGGCCAGGAGGTCGTGGAGAACCTGTACCGCCGCAAGCTGCGGGCCAGAG GTCCTGTTTCCATTCGAGATGAGAGAAAGACCGCGAAGTTGGCCGTGAAGCGTCTCTGGACAGACTGCGAGGACGATGAGCCGAACGCCAAAAAAG CACTGGAATTCGAGCAATTTGTGCCGATATACGATAGGAACATAACACCGCTGCCTCAAATCGAAAAAAGTCAAAACCGCAAACCAAATAACGAATTCGATTTCGCATTCGAAATGTCCGCGCAGCCGAGTGCCAAACCGGAGGACATGCTGGTCGGCCTGTTCCAGGACTGCAAACTGGAGAAAGATGACGAGGCACAGATTGGCTGCGACCAAGCGGCCATGCCGGCCAGTCAATCCGAATTGGCACTGGTTCATTTGAAGTTGCCGTGCAAGACGCCCCAATCCCAGTCCCAGGCGGAAATCCATCAAAATGATTCAGTTGCGACCGCCAACAGCGACAGCGAAAGCATAATACTGGCGTCCGATGATTCCTCAGCTACGCCGTGCAGCTTCCTTCACTCGTCCGAGCTCTGTAACTCCTCCGACTTCGAGGAACTTCGCAAGGAGTTCACCGAGGACTCCTCCCACATCGATCTCTCACTTGATTCGGCCAGCAGCA ATCCTAGTGCCACTGAAACCGACATGAAGACACCCAAGCTGGGCGCGAAGCGCAAATCGCCGGAGACCAAGGACCAtgtgttggccaaaaagaTTT CTTACCAAAATCGGAACGAGATGAACACCTCGAATCAGCCCGTGGTGACGCGCAGCGGCCGTGTTGTGGTGTCACGTCCGAACCAGCAGTTTGactactcctcctcctcgaagGACGATGGCGAGGAGGACTCTGACGAGGTGTCGCTGGATGCCGAAGACGATGAGTATGAGGAAGAAGATTTCGATCAACTCCAGTGGACGGACCGCAAACGGCGTAGCTCCAGAAACAGCAGCTTGGCCAAAAGCCCCGATGGCAGCCTCTCGTCGCCGGAGGCAGTGCCTCCGATGGTCTATGTCGAATTGGGCGGCAAAGTCGTGATCATTAGGGACAAACCACAGCCCAACATCGTTCTGGAAGAGGATGAGGAACTCAAGACGCAGATGCACAAGTTTTTGGGTCTGATGCCATCACGTCGCAAGCTCTTTGATCCGGCTGAGTACAATATGGATCGGGGGGATACTGAGATGGATGTGTACGTACCGATCAGTATTTTTACCAATCCATCTCTTAGGTCCTCACCAAGTCCAGGTACTCCATCGGCCAAGCCACCAATGTGGCCGGAAATAACGCCGACATCCACTTGCTCCAAGTTAAATTTATCCAATTCTACCTACACGCCGTCCGAGAATGATCTCCAGACTAAGAGCACGGATGACTTTATAACCCAGGTCAATTTGGACTGCTTTCAGGAGCAAACGCCGGGCTTTATCAAGGAGCCCATTGATCTAAGCGAGCTACCCAGCCAAAAGCAACTAGCCACCAACTGCCGCCGGCACAGGAGCTGTATAAGCCGCCTGGAGCGGCACCCACATTTCTACGGATTCGTCCAGTCGCTCAGACTGAAAGTCCCGATCAACATGTGCCATCCGCTGGCCATCAGCTTCCGGCGGAGCAGTTTCCAGAAATATAAGATGGCACTGGCCAAGATTCTGTTCAACATGTTCAATCACGCGATCTTCCACTGTGGCCTGCAGGTGCCCCTTGTTTGGAAGCACGCAATGAAGAAGCGCTCGAAAGGCGAGCTTGGCATCGACGCCTTCGGCAGGCGCACAGCAGAGATCCTGCTTCTGCACAGCATAAACAAGACGGCCGAGCTCATCAATCTAATGCTGCACGAGATGTGCCATGCGGCGGCTTTCCTGTTTAACCGGGAGTTGGGTCACGGCGACAACTGCCGCAGATG GGCCTACCAGGCGAAGATGGCCTTTCCAGAGGTGCCCGCCATCATGGAGTGCATTCCTAGCTTCATGTATACGTGCAGCATGTGCAGCCGCTCCTCCTACGCCTCGGACGACTTCCAAGCGTACAACATACGCTGCTACTACTGCCAGTTCGAGGTGAGCGTGAAGACCGTAAACCAAGCGAACTTGTACGAGGGCACCCGTTCCGATCGGACGATGACTCCGTTCAAGTGCTTCATCCGTGACAAGTATTTGAAGCTGGGCGAGGAGGGGGGCGCCACACACTCATCGAAGATGGCGCTACTCAACGAGCAGTTCGCGAAGATGAAAGCCGCGACGGATTAG
- the LOC117148512 gene encoding uncharacterized protein LOC117148512 isoform X1, producing MAFESSKQQLKIPDEGMNAQWNNSGVQASHAEIALNQIPDALICISDDFRTSTPGEGQEVVENLYRRKLRARGPVSIRDERKTAKLAVKRLWTDCEDDEPNAKKALEFEQFVPIYDRNITPLPQIEKSQNRKPNNEFDFAFEMSAQPSAKPEDMLVGLFQDCKLEKDDEAQIGCDQAAMPASQSELALVHLKLPCKTPQSQSQAEIHQNDSVATANSDSESIILASDDSSATPCSFLHSSELCNSSDFEELRKEFTEDSSHIDLSLDSASSNPSATETDMKTPKLGAKRKSPETKDHVLAKKISYQNRNEMNTSNQPVVTRSGRVVVSRPNQQFDYSSSSKDDGEEDSDEVSLDAEDDEYEEEDFDQLQWTDRKRRSSRNSSLAKSPDGSLSSPEAVPPMVYVELGGKVVIIRDKPQPNIVLEEDEELKTQMHKFLGLMPSRRKLFDPAEYNMDRGDTEMDVYVPISIFTNPSLRSSPSPGTPSAKPPMWPEITPTSTCSKLNLSNSTYTPSENDLQTKSTDDFITQVNLDCFQEQTPGFIKEPIDLSELPSQKQLATNCRRHRSCISRLERHPHFYGFVQSLRLKVPINMCHPLAISFRRSSFQKYKMALAKILFNMFNHAIFHCGLQVPLVWKHAMKKRSKGELGIDAFGRRTAEILLLHSINKTAELINLMLHEMCHAAAFLFNRELGHGDNCRRWAYQAKMAFPEVPAIMECIPSFMYTCSMCSRSSYASDDFQAYNIRCYYCQFEVSVKTVNQANLYEGTRSDRTMTPFKCFIRDKYLKLGEEGGATHSSKMALLNEQFAKMKAATD from the exons ATGGCATTCGAGAGCTCTAAACAGCAGTTAAAGATTCCTGACGAAGGGATGAATGCACAGTGGAACAATAGTGGCGTACAG GCGTCCCATGCAGAAATCGCACTCAATCAGATACCGGACGCGTTGATATGCATTTCAGACGATTTCCGTACCTCCACGCCGGGAGAGGGCCAGGAGGTCGTGGAGAACCTGTACCGCCGCAAGCTGCGGGCCAGAG GTCCTGTTTCCATTCGAGATGAGAGAAAGACCGCGAAGTTGGCCGTGAAGCGTCTCTGGACAGACTGCGAGGACGATGAGCCGAACGCCAAAAAAG CACTGGAATTCGAGCAATTTGTGCCGATATACGATAGGAACATAACACCGCTGCCTCAAATCGAAAAAAGTCAAAACCGCAAACCAAATAACGAATTCGATTTCGCATTCGAAATGTCCGCGCAGCCGAGTGCCAAACCGGAGGACATGCTGGTCGGCCTGTTCCAGGACTGCAAACTGGAGAAAGATGACGAGGCACAGATTGGCTGCGACCAAGCGGCCATGCCGGCCAGTCAATCCGAATTGGCACTGGTTCATTTGAAGTTGCCGTGCAAGACGCCCCAATCCCAGTCCCAGGCGGAAATCCATCAAAATGATTCAGTTGCGACCGCCAACAGCGACAGCGAAAGCATAATACTGGCGTCCGATGATTCCTCAGCTACGCCGTGCAGCTTCCTTCACTCGTCCGAGCTCTGTAACTCCTCCGACTTCGAGGAACTTCGCAAGGAGTTCACCGAGGACTCCTCCCACATCGATCTCTCACTTGATTCGGCCAGCAGCA ATCCTAGTGCCACTGAAACCGACATGAAGACACCCAAGCTGGGCGCGAAGCGCAAATCGCCGGAGACCAAGGACCAtgtgttggccaaaaagaTTT CTTACCAAAATCGGAACGAGATGAACACCTCGAATCAGCCCGTGGTGACGCGCAGCGGCCGTGTTGTGGTGTCACGTCCGAACCAGCAGTTTGactactcctcctcctcgaagGACGATGGCGAGGAGGACTCTGACGAGGTGTCGCTGGATGCCGAAGACGATGAGTATGAGGAAGAAGATTTCGATCAACTCCAGTGGACGGACCGCAAACGGCGTAGCTCCAGAAACAGCAGCTTGGCCAAAAGCCCCGATGGCAGCCTCTCGTCGCCGGAGGCAGTGCCTCCGATGGTCTATGTCGAATTGGGCGGCAAAGTCGTGATCATTAGGGACAAACCACAGCCCAACATCGTTCTGGAAGAGGATGAGGAACTCAAGACGCAGATGCACAAGTTTTTGGGTCTGATGCCATCACGTCGCAAGCTCTTTGATCCGGCTGAGTACAATATGGATCGGGGGGATACTGAGATGGATGTGTACGTACCGATCAGTATTTTTACCAATCCATCTCTTAGGTCCTCACCAAGTCCAGGTACTCCATCGGCCAAGCCACCAATGTGGCCGGAAATAACGCCGACATCCACTTGCTCCAAGTTAAATTTATCCAATTCTACCTACACGCCGTCCGAGAATGATCTCCAGACTAAGAGCACGGATGACTTTATAACCCAGGTCAATTTGGACTGCTTTCAGGAGCAAACGCCGGGCTTTATCAAGGAGCCCATTGATCTAAGCGAGCTACCCAGCCAAAAGCAACTAGCCACCAACTGCCGCCGGCACAGGAGCTGTATAAGCCGCCTGGAGCGGCACCCACATTTCTACGGATTCGTCCAGTCGCTCAGACTGAAAGTCCCGATCAACATGTGCCATCCGCTGGCCATCAGCTTCCGGCGGAGCAGTTTCCAGAAATATAAGATGGCACTGGCCAAGATTCTGTTCAACATGTTCAATCACGCGATCTTCCACTGTGGCCTGCAGGTGCCCCTTGTTTGGAAGCACGCAATGAAGAAGCGCTCGAAAGGCGAGCTTGGCATCGACGCCTTCGGCAGGCGCACAGCAGAGATCCTGCTTCTGCACAGCATAAACAAGACGGCCGAGCTCATCAATCTAATGCTGCACGAGATGTGCCATGCGGCGGCTTTCCTGTTTAACCGGGAGTTGGGTCACGGCGACAACTGCCGCAGATG GGCCTACCAGGCGAAGATGGCCTTTCCAGAGGTGCCCGCCATCATGGAGTGCATTCCTAGCTTCATGTATACGTGCAGCATGTGCAGCCGCTCCTCCTACGCCTCGGACGACTTCCAAGCGTACAACATACGCTGCTACTACTGCCAGTTCGAGGTGAGCGTGAAGACCGTAAACCAAGCGAACTTGTACGAGGGCACCCGTTCCGATCGGACGATGACTCCGTTCAAGTGCTTCATCCGTGACAAGTATTTGAAGCTGGGCGAGGAGGGGGGCGCCACACACTCATCGAAGATGGCGCTACTCAACGAGCAGTTCGCGAAGATGAAAGCCGCGACGGATTAG
- the LOC117148513 gene encoding activating signal cointegrator 1 complex subunit 2: MLDNDTSNNNNCNPQKLPLDELKFALSGKDGVRRNVPALDEHWVRREKPFASYLCMLSSYGRLKSGAALEEWTFSANSFRADMEFLLSLTQHEFWSYMVYEESAMAAVVTFLQRANPYYRQTDASRDKELEQAHLLYGELLDLVVRLIMRLCTGEESDSEWISPKQHGSLLYSNYLISVPLLFDLLIAVGDAEPENVELLRQIFDKVLQVQPEYLKDLKEALTFYESAFLSMQIQVENEGCEGAGGGASLDVDLETPYDDVVLFAMDCAYTLRLLLLLCPQLLETIEQLRLAPSIANFYDMTVPMLYKNIYMVNPGASSLRWLNETRQQYIFIIRGVVSLQMELGRGQQLVEVMQECLSAQNFVVDYQRQFPLEHDMKLLIQRCPNIKNYEVDFVVSGYQKALTSCPNGIMADDMASDAVQVTSNVQDEELKNGDSSRTSTQAAPTANGTTRDIDLEVTAVLEVLPDLGSGFIRRLLIRYDNSEQVIAAILDDNLPPDLAQMDRQEVYIPPDPQDTQQRQTGLRHFNVHDGDRYDVLTRDQPECIIKQGKGLPGAPRNAEQLLDDKRDLKSLKEHYQKYAMVEETTLERGEYDDEYDDSYEAQNEGQAPPVSLLRARLQEAASSSAHKAQDELENDDEESSGDRSESEPSKPTNRDFCENPEVTRARYQQRQMSKYGQKSGAQGASPSVVGAPKGQGQSQQTQRSRGQKEAHKSSRANHNRKAGAAFKRSKGMMG; the protein is encoded by the exons ATGCTGGACAACgacaccagcaacaacaacaactgcaacccACAGAAACTGCCGCTGGACGAACTCAAGTTTGCACTTTCTGGCAAGGATGGGGTGCGCAGGAACGTTCCGGCGCTG GACGAGCACTGGGTGCGGCGCGAGAAGCCCTTTGCCAGCTATTTGTGCATGTTGAGCTCCTATGGACGCCTAAAATCCGGAGCTGCACTGGAGGAATGGACCTTCTCGGCGAACAGTTTCCGCGCGGACATGGAGTTCCTGCTGAGCCTGACGCAGCACGA ATTCTGGTCCTACATGGTGTACGAGGAGTCGGCCATGGCGGCCGTTGTCACATTCCTGCAGCGCGCCAATCCCTACTACAGACAGACGGACGCCAGCCGGGACAAGGAGTTGGAGCAGGCCCATCTGCTGTACGGAGAGCTGCTGGATCTCGTCGTGCGTCTGATAATGCGACTGTGCACCGGTGAGGAATCGGACTCGGAGTGGATCAGCCCGAAGCAGCACGGCAGCCTGCTGTACAGCAACTACCTGATCTCTGTGCCACTGCTCTTCGATCTGCTCATCGCTGTTGGCGATGCGGAGCCGGAGAACGTGGAACTGTTGCGCCAGATCTTCGACAAGGTGCTGCAAGTGCAGCCGGAGTACCTAAAGGATCTGAAGGAGGCGCTGACCTTCTACGAGAGCGCCTTCCTCAGCATGCAGATCCAGGTGGAGAACGAGGGCTGCGAAGGCGCTGGCGGCGGGGCGTCTCTGGACGTCGACTTGGAGACGCCCTACGACGATGTGGTGCTCTTCGCCATGGACTGCGCCTACACGCTGCGCCTGCTGTTGCTCCTCTGTCCCCAGCTATTGGAGACCATCGAACAGCTGCGTTTGGCCCCAAG CATTGCCAATTTCTATGACATGACTGTGCCCATGTTGTACAAGAACATCTACATGGTGAACCCGGGTGCGAGTTCGCTGCGCTGGCTGAATGAGACGCGCCAGCAATATATCTTCATCATTCGTGGCGTGGTCAGCCTGCAGATGGAGTTGGGACGCGGCCAGCAGCTGGTGGAAGTGATGCAGGAGTGCCTGTCCGCCCAGAACTTCGTTGTGGACTACCAGCGGCAGTTTCCGTTGGAGCACGACATGAAGCTGCTGATCCAACGTTGCCCAAATAT CAAGAACTACGAGGTGGACTTCGTGGTGTCCGGTTACCAGAAGGCACTGACCAGCTGCCCCAACGGCATAATGGCCGACGATATGGCCAGTGACGCTGTCCAAGTTACGAGCAACGTCCAGGACGAGGAACTCAAGAACGGCGACTCCTCGCGCACTTCTACACAGGCGGCGCCGACGGCCAACGGAACGACAAGGGACATCGACTTGGAAGTCACCGCCGTGCTGGAAGTGCTGCCCGATCTGGGCAGTGGCTTCATAAGGCGCCTCCTCATCCGCTACGACAACAGCGAGCAGGTCATTGCCGCCATTCTGGACGACAATCTGCCGCCGGATCTAGCGCAGATGGACCGCCAGGAGGTGTACATTCCGCCCGACCCGCAGGACACACAGCAACGCCAAACGGGCCTGCGGCACTTCAACGTCCACGACGGCGATCGCTACGACGTGCTGACGCGGGACCAGCCCGAGTGCATTATCAAGCAGGGCAAGGGATTGCCGGGCGCGCCGCGCAATGCGGAACAGCTGCTGGACGACAAGCGCGACCTGAAGTCGCTAAAGGAGCACTACCAGAAGTACGCCATGGTCGAGGAGACCACGCTGGAGAGGGGCGAGTATGACGACGAGTACGACGACAGCTACGAGGCCCAGAACGAGGGTCAAGCGCCGCCAGTAAGTCTGCTGCGCGCGAGGCTCCAGGAAGCCGCCTCCAGTTCGGCGCACAAGGCACAGGATGAGCTGGAGAACGACGACGAGGAGAGCTCCGGCGACCGTTCGGAATCGGAGCCGTCGAAGCCCACCAACCGAGACTTTTGCGAGAATCCAGAGGTGACTCGCGCCCGCTACCAGCAGCGCCAGATGTCCAAGTACGGCCAGAAGAGTGGGGCACAAGGAGCAAGTCCCTCGGTGGTCGGCGCACCCAAGGGCCAGGGGCAGTCCCAGCAGACGCAGCGCAGCCGTGGCCAAAAGGAGGCCCACAAGTCCTCTCGTGCCAACCACAATCGGAAAGCAGGAGCAGCCTTCAAGCGCAGCAAGGGCATGATGGGCTAG
- the LOC117146823 gene encoding putative ATP-dependent RNA helicase SoYb, with product MKPIGDLQVPSFQVVSGVTTFTYASPASGAASLDFLAHTLRKREANTGKTILICQQNREAERLKFDLAERDVNTILLPPHEAMIGQVLLLWSKGYINQALILCDDMLEHLGVVDANLVIHTTLPELNKFEERLKWLSMSAEKAEMLVITPCDEENEKEGQGETELEVVQQTKPLKVDALNSKQLPEMKENTPPTSSEDYKAEADAATPATIPKDDKEQEIFLSVEDATEKLLVSTSTDSSNSLDKSQLDQASSELATVDASSPAAANANAPGNSPFDTENPTKSADAGFQEWVKLVQNASNDMNLPPPPSVSIEEPLSSASASDLRRQIDTTSLDSIRSVEDSPASLAVVPFSAEGITYNNYGVLGWSRHAVVPCYNLTEAPDISAIIARAMQQMGVGKPRARAVQRFAWPHVSSGKSVLVVGNMQVGKTWSYLPTVCQRSHEDLLRRRDVGRGPTCIFVCPNQGQGKQIERWMSTLLRSLGSTAGFEDVVTHWDKSQVADIVRRLEKPVGILLTSVDLLLQLLTQHSVCKSKIFDAQAVKCIALDNLNDMVRVLPSDTMKLLKQLPKMFQLTQSKCQLLVSGRVWHTDLMVQHILPLMPDVLLLFDDALEASVYGGVQLDVRIVAEEPEKLDHLKALIAERRNFANEPAVVVCSTSTEVLLLRRKLQAIGVHAHTCESEARYSNVAEWRRQSPGGLLLVTDDVVPRLKCGKIPLLIHYSFANNWTRFKSRFSLFYANLKSPTTRPVGQSVIFAKPTDVDNIWRLCDFYMKHKLPRPIRMLEILSQRHLEEPHEPTSTRLCHQMAAFGDCLRHSCRYRHVMWRHEVLPPDHYPKYGRIRFLVLVCYSPAALAVRLSNQFPTAIRFLNFPMSTLGEQVQRHYEVEANRRMHLNPVPGEMAVLKNANRYERVDIVSVESDSLVVVQLLDTSTESFPCNTSKLYSCDEIFKDSPREAMDLRIIGLQPESLDRIWPDDARNLVRKEFFRRTHKRSRLFHAVVESVIHRTIFVSNMYDDEGNDLLSFVTSRFRSHQEQRCQLKLDAMVRSSKDLPHM from the exons ATGAAGCCAATTGGAGATCTCCAAGTGCCCAGCTTCCAGGTGGTGTCCGGGGTAACCACCTTCACGTACGCCAGTCCCGCATCCGGAGCAGCCTCCCTCGACTTTCTGGCGCACACCCTGCGGAAAAGAGAGGCGAACACAGGAAAAACCATTTTGATTTGTCAGCAGAATCGCGAGGCCGAGCGCCTGAAATTTGATCTTGCCGAGCGGGATGTCAACACTATTCTCCTTCCACCGCATGAGGCAATGATCGGTCAAGTGCTGCTCCTCTGGTCCAAGGGG TACATCAACCAAGCTCTAATTCTCTGCGACGACATGCTGGAGCATCTTGGAGTAGTCGATGCGAACCTGGTGATCCACACAACGCTGCCGGAGCTGAACAAGTTCGAGGAGCGTTTGAAGTGGCTGAGCATGTCGGCGGAAAAAGCCGAGATGTTGGTCATAACTCCGTGCGACGAGGAGAACGAAAAAGAAGGCCAGGGAGAGACCGAGCTGGAAGTCGTCCAGCAAACCAAGCCACTCAAAGTAGATGCCCTAAATTCCAAGCAGCTTCCTGAAATGAAGGAAAATACGCCTCCAACATCATCGGAGGATTACAAGGCGGAGGCGGATGCTGCAACTCCAGCGACAATCCCAAAAGATGATAAGGAGCAGGAGATATTTTTAAGCGTGGAGGATGCTACAGAAAAGCTCCTGGTGTCCACAAGTACCGACTCGTCCAATTCACTGGATAAATCGCAGCTCGATCAAGCTTCTTCTGAGTTGGCGACAGTGGACGCATCCTCTCCAGCCGCTGCTAACGCCAATGCTCCTGGAAATTCTCCTTTCGATACTGAAAATCCAACGAAGTCTGCGGACGCCGGGTTTCAGGAGTGGGTAAAGTTGGTGCAAAACGCATCCAACGACATGAACTTGCCGCCTCCTCCCTCTGTTTCCATTGAAGAACCGTTGTCCAGTGCCTCCGCTTCTGATCTTCGACGCCAGATCGACACCACTTCGCTGGACTCCATTCGAAGTGTGGAGGATTCGCCTGCCTCGCTGGCAGTGGTTCCCTTTTCTGCAGAGGGAATAACCTACAACAACTATGGCGTTCTCGGCTGGAGTCGCCACGCGGTCGTGCCGTGCTACAACTTGACCGAAGCGCCGGACATAAGCGCCATCATCGCGCGGGCCATGCAGCAGATGGGTGTGGGTAAGCCGCGGGCGCGGGCGGTCCAGAGGTTCGCCTGGCCACATGTCTCGTCGGGTAAATCCGTGTTAGTTGTGGGCAACATGCAGGTGGGGAAGACGTGGTCCTACCTGCCCACCGTGTGCCAGCGCAGCCACGAGGATCTGCTGCGCCGGAGAGATGTTGGCCGCGGACCTACCTGCATCTTTGTGTGTCCCAACCAGGGGCAGGGCAAACAGATCGAACGCTGGATGAGCACGTTGCTCCGTTCGCTGGGCAGTACGGCGGGGTTCGAGGATGTGGTTACCCACTGGGACAAGAGCCAAGTGGCGGACATCGTACGCCGGCTCGAAAAGCCCGTCGGAATCCTGCTGACCAGCGTGGACTTGCTGCTCCAACTGCTGACCCAGCACTCGGTCTGCAAATCGAAAATTTTCGATGCCCAGGCGGTGAAGTGCATAGCCTTGGATAACCTGAACGACATGGTTCGTGTCCTGCCAAGCGACACGATGAAGCTGCTGAAACAATTGCCCAAAATGTTCCAGCTCACCCAAAGTAAGTGCCAACTGCTCGTCTCCGGCCGCGTCTGGCACACCGATCTGATGGTGCAGCACATCCTGCCTCTGATGCCCGACGTCCTCCTTCTCTTCGACGACGCCTTGGAGGCGAGTGTCTATGGCGGCGTCCAGCTGGACGTGAGAATCGTGGCGGAGGAGCCGGAGAAGCTCGATCATTTGAAGGCGCTGATCGCCGAGCGCAGGAACTTTGCCAATGAGCCCGCCGTTGTGGTCTGCTCCACCTCGACAGAGGTACTCCTACTCCGCCGTAAACTGCAAGCGATTGGGGTGCATGCTCATACCTGCGAATCGGAGGCGCGCTACTCCAATGTCGCCGAGTGGCGACGCCAGTCCCCGGGTGGCCTGCTGCTGGTCACGGATGACGTGGTGCCGAGACTGAAATGCGGAAAGATCCCGCTGCTCATCCACTACAGCTTTGCCAACAACTGGACGCGTTTCAAGAGCCGCTTCAGCCTGTTCTACGCGAACCTCAAGTCGCCAACTACGCGCCCGGTCGGCCAGTCCGTGATCTTCGCCAAGCCCACTGATGTGGATAACATCTGGAGGCTGTGCGACTTTTACATGAAGCACAAGTTGCCCAGGCCCATCCGTATGCTGGAAATCCTTTCGCAGCGACACCTGGAAGAGCCCCACGAACCGACAAGCACCAGGCTCTGCCACCAAATGGCCGCTTTCGGGGATTGCCTGAGGCACAGCTGCAGGTATCGCCATGTGATGTGGCGGCACGAGGTGCTGCCGCCGGATCACTATCCCAAATATGGAAGGATTCGGTTCTTGGTCCTAGTT TGCTACAGCCCCGCTGCGTTGGCGGTGCGCTTGAGCAACCAGTTCCCCACAGCGATCCGCTTCCTCAACTTCCCGATGAGCACTCTGGGCGAGCAAGTGCAGCGCCACTACGAAGTGGAGGCGAACCGGCGCATGCACCTCAATCCCGTGCCCGGCGAGATGGCGGTGCTCAAGAACGCCAACCGCTACGAGCGGGTGGACATTGTCAGTGTGGAAAGCGATAGCTTGGTGGTGGTGCAACTGCTGGACACGTCCACCGAAAGTTTTCCCTGCAACACCAGCAAGCTGTACAGCTGCGATGAGATCTTCAAG GATTCACCCAGAGAAGCGATGGACTTGAGGATCATTGGCCTGCAGCCCGAGAGCCTGGATCGCATCTGGCCCGATGACGCGCGCAACTTGGTGCGCAAGGAGTTCTTTCGTCGCACGCACAAGCGGAGTCGCCTATTCCACGCCGTCGTCGAGTCCGTCATCCACCGCACGATCTTCGTTAGCAACATGTACGACGACGAGGGCAACGACCTGCTCAGCTTCGTCACCAGTCGCTTTCGCTCGCATCAGGAGCAGCGCTGCCAGCTCAAGCTGGATGCGATGGTGCGGAGCTCCAAGGACCTTCCACATATGTAG